Proteins encoded within one genomic window of Triticum aestivum cultivar Chinese Spring chromosome 2D, IWGSC CS RefSeq v2.1, whole genome shotgun sequence:
- the LOC123053540 gene encoding amino acid transporter AVT1I translates to MSHAVPLLGRKEAARPEQAAQKGARNDGSASFVRTCLNGVNALSGVGVLSVPYALSEGGWLSLLLLAAVAAACWYTGLLVGRCMDADPAIRTYPDIGQRAFGSPGRLLVSSFLYAEVYLVAVGFLILDGDNLDKLFPGSSVALGPVSLAGKQLFVVLVALMVAPTTWLRSLGVLAYVSAAGVFASLVVVLSVLWVAAVDGVGFSGRGTTTPLRLAGLPTALGLYTFCYCGHAVFPTLYTCMKQKSQFPKMLAICFVLCTLNYGSMAVLGYLMYGDGVQSQVTLNLPAARLSSKIAIYTTLVNPLAKYALMVTPIATVVEERICVAVGQGSAVPVAVRTLLVLSTVAVAIAVPFFGYLMALVGSFLSVGVCMLLPCVCYLRIFGAPSVKCSRTAMEAAAIFGILALGALVAVTGTYSSVMQIIHHL, encoded by the exons ATGAGCCATGCCGTGCCGCTTCTCGGGAGGAAAGAGGCTGCGCGGCCGGAGCAGGCGGCGCAAAAGGGGGCTCGGAACGACGGCAGTGCCAGCTTCGTGCGAACTTGCCTCAACGGCGTCAACGCCTTGTCAG GTGTTGGGGTGCTGTCGGTGCCCTACGCGCTGTCGGAGGGTGGGTGGCTAAGCCTGCTGCTGCTGGCCGCCGTGGCTGCCGCCTGCTGGTACACCGGCCTCCTCGTCGGGCGCTGCATGGACGCCGACCCGGCAATCCGGACGTACCCGGACATAGGCCAGCGCGCCTTCGGCTCCCCCGGCCGCCTGCTCGTGTCGTCTTTCCTGTACGCCGAGGTCTACCTCGTCGCCGTCGGCTTCCTCATCCTCGACGGGGACAACCTCGACAAGCTCTTCCCGGGCTCCAGCGTCGCCCTGGGGCCCGTGTCGCTCGCGGGGAAGCAGCTTTTCGTCGTGCTCGTCGCGCTCATGGTCGCGCCCACGACGTGGCTGCGCAGTCTGGGCGTGCTCGCGTACGTCTCCGCAGCAGGCGTGTTCGCGTCGTTGGTCGTCGTCCTCAGCGTGCTCTGGGTGGCGGCCGTCGACGGGGTCGGGTTCTCCGGGAGAGGCACTACTACGCCGCTGCGGCTCGCCGGCCTCCCCACCGCTCTCGGCCTGTACACCTTCTGCTACTGCGGCCACGCCGTGTTCCCGACGCTGTACACATGTATGAAGCAAAAGTCCCAGTTCCCAAAG ATGCTGGCGATATGCTTCGTGCTGTGCACGCTCAACTACGGCTCGATGGCCGTGCTGGGGTACCTCATGTACGGCGACGGCGTGCAGTCCCAGGTGACGCTCAACCTGCCGGCGGCGAGGCTCAGCTCCAAGATCGCCATATACACAACGCTGGTGAACCCGCTGGCCAAGTACGCGCTCATGGTCACGCCGATCGCGACGGTCGTCGAGGAGAGGATCTGTGTCGCGGTAGGCCAGGGCTCCGCGGTCCCCGTGGCGGTGAGGACGCTGCTGGTGCTCAGCACCGTGGCCGTGGCGATCGCCGTGCCGTTCTTCGGCTACCTCATGGCGCTAGTGGGGTCCTTCCTCAGCGTGGGCGTGTGCATGCTCCTGCCATGCGTCTGCTACCTCAGGATCTTCGGGGCGCCGTCCGTGAAGTGTAGCCgcaccgccatggaggccgccgCGATCTTCGGGATACTGGCGTTGGGCGCGCTTGTGGCTGTGACCGGCACGTACTCTTCTGTGATGCAAATTATCCACCACTTGTAA